In one window of Haemorhous mexicanus isolate bHaeMex1 chromosome 31, bHaeMex1.pri, whole genome shotgun sequence DNA:
- the MLLT11 gene encoding protein AF1q: protein MLDTISSQYDSFIYWRMPIPRLDMAELEGLGLADMALYKPKGGLGKLGDHRGSQELSQEEDSLLQFNSFNFWRAPIASISSLDFDLI from the coding sequence ATGCTGGACACCATCAGCAGCCAGTACGACTCCTTCATCTACTGGAGGATGCCGATCCCACGGCTGGACATGGCcgagctggaggggctggggctcgcAGACATGGCCCTCTACAAGCCCAAGGGAGGGCTGGGCAAGCTTGGTGACCACCGAGGCAGCCAGGAGCTCTCCCAAGAAGAGGACAGTCTGCTGCAGTTCAACAGCTTTAATTTCTGGCGAGCTCCCATTGCCAGCATCAGCTCCTTAGATTTCGATTTAATTTGA